The Gemella haemolysans genome includes a region encoding these proteins:
- the mutL gene encoding DNA mismatch repair endonuclease MutL, which produces MGKINILSAELSNKIAAGEVVERPSSVVKELVENSIDAGSTNIKVIIKEFGIQQIRIIDNGSGISNDDLARAFLRHATSKISADYDLFHIETLGFRGEALASISSVSKVVIKSCAGEAQGKMLVLEGGKVVSEEYYAPIKGTDLSVENLFYNTPARLKYLRNPHTEQANITNIIHKFALSYPNVAFELHVDGKITFKTYGDGDVHKILSKIYNMGVARNMIEFSGSNDDYKVFGYISVPEETRASKNYINIFINGRYIKNYGIQNAIIDAYGTLLMINRYPLCVINIEMDPILLDVNVHPTKQEVRLSKEAELIRLIKEVIAERLSNYTYIPQGMNNVLTKKEKAKIEKINFLDELDNKFGNIEDESIFSAEQREVADNNQDESGFTDNQTELASHVVQEDEFLFGGDLLTGSSEEKTSVQSKENTFNQRSKTQRIKSDLPDLSYSLHPRDNRNKYGDKPTKKEIENFMNFSKKEDNTNYDDRTEEVVSNVVKDYSHFNEIKDAKIVQDDDTKVRTLPDLKVLAQIFKTYILSEADNKLFLIDQHAAAERYNYEKLQREFIERKNYKKQMLIPLMFDFSVDEAAEVRNNLEKFEELGIVFEEFGDNSYVVREFPGWIEEDEEQMIKIIVEKVLKNNNITFNELRNDAIAMASCKMSIKANQVLTDVEMNKVISDLYECKNPFTCPHGRPIITKMEKKDLEKMFKRIV; this is translated from the coding sequence ATGGGAAAAATAAATATATTATCTGCAGAATTATCAAATAAAATAGCGGCGGGAGAAGTAGTCGAAAGACCTTCTTCTGTTGTTAAAGAACTTGTGGAGAACTCTATTGATGCAGGAAGTACTAATATTAAAGTTATAATTAAAGAATTTGGTATTCAACAAATTAGAATTATTGATAATGGTAGTGGTATTTCTAATGATGATTTAGCTCGAGCATTTTTACGTCATGCAACTAGTAAAATAAGTGCAGACTATGATTTATTTCATATAGAAACGCTAGGTTTTAGAGGTGAGGCATTAGCGAGTATTTCATCTGTGAGTAAAGTAGTAATTAAGAGTTGTGCAGGAGAAGCACAAGGAAAAATGTTAGTTCTTGAAGGTGGAAAAGTAGTTTCTGAGGAATATTACGCTCCTATTAAAGGAACTGATTTAAGTGTAGAAAATTTATTCTACAATACACCAGCAAGATTAAAATATCTGCGCAATCCTCACACAGAACAAGCTAATATTACTAATATTATTCATAAGTTTGCCTTGTCTTATCCTAATGTAGCTTTCGAACTTCATGTAGATGGTAAGATTACCTTTAAAACATACGGTGATGGTGATGTTCATAAGATTTTATCTAAAATCTATAATATGGGTGTTGCTAGAAATATGATTGAATTCAGTGGTAGTAATGATGATTATAAAGTATTTGGTTATATTTCTGTTCCTGAAGAGACGAGAGCTAGTAAAAACTATATAAATATTTTTATTAATGGTCGTTATATAAAGAATTATGGAATTCAAAATGCTATAATCGATGCGTATGGAACACTTTTAATGATTAATAGGTATCCATTATGTGTAATTAATATCGAAATGGATCCAATTTTATTAGATGTTAACGTGCATCCAACTAAGCAAGAAGTAAGATTATCGAAAGAAGCGGAGTTAATACGTTTAATCAAAGAGGTTATTGCAGAAAGATTAAGTAATTATACATATATTCCACAAGGAATGAATAATGTTCTTACGAAAAAAGAAAAGGCGAAAATCGAAAAAATAAATTTCTTAGATGAACTTGATAATAAGTTCGGAAATATTGAAGATGAAAGTATTTTCTCAGCGGAGCAAAGAGAAGTTGCGGATAATAATCAAGATGAAAGTGGCTTTACTGATAACCAAACAGAACTTGCAAGTCATGTTGTTCAAGAAGATGAGTTTCTTTTCGGAGGAGATTTATTGACGGGCTCTAGCGAAGAAAAAACTTCAGTACAAAGTAAAGAAAACACATTTAATCAAAGAAGTAAAACGCAAAGAATTAAGAGCGACTTACCGGATTTAAGTTATAGTTTACATCCACGCGACAATAGAAACAAATACGGAGATAAGCCGACTAAAAAAGAAATAGAGAACTTCATGAATTTTTCTAAAAAAGAAGATAATACGAATTATGATGATCGTACTGAAGAAGTAGTTTCTAATGTAGTAAAAGATTACAGTCACTTTAATGAAATTAAAGATGCTAAAATTGTCCAAGATGATGATACAAAAGTTAGAACTCTACCAGACTTAAAAGTATTAGCACAAATCTTTAAAACATATATCTTATCAGAAGCGGATAATAAGTTATTTCTAATAGATCAGCATGCTGCTGCGGAAAGATATAATTATGAGAAATTACAACGTGAATTTATTGAAAGAAAGAATTATAAAAAGCAGATGTTAATACCGCTTATGTTTGATTTTTCTGTAGATGAAGCGGCTGAAGTTCGTAATAATTTAGAAAAATTCGAGGAACTTGGTATTGTATTCGAAGAGTTTGGAGATAATTCTTATGTTGTTCGTGAATTTCCTGGTTGGATAGAAGAAGACGAAGAACAAATGATAAAAATTATTGTTGAGAAGGTCCTTAAAAATAATAATATAACTTTCAACGAATTAAGAAATGATGCAATTGCAATGGCGAGTTGTAAAATGTCTATAAAAGCGAATCAAGTACTTACTGATGTAGAGATGAATAAGGTTATAAGTGATCTTTATGAATGTAAGAATCCATTTACGTGTCCACATGGACGTCCGATAATCACAAAAATGGAGAAAAAAGATTTAGAAAAAATGTTTAAGCGTATAGTGTAG
- the mutS gene encoding DNA mismatch repair protein MutS, whose translation MKYTPMIEQYLKIKKDYQDMFLFYRLGDFYEMFFEDATRASKILEITLTARDGGDEKIPMCGVPFHSSATYIDTLVNNGYKVAICEQVSEPGQGKIVERKVVQVITPGTYMNYKNYDENNYLGSAYVKDNNIYFAFCDIMTGDSRCTVLKTMADLQDEVLKNNIKEVISIKDQELDISAYITEVELNNDITKEKTSNLTDSNLRIACDVLLDYIEKTQNKDISSLKDFEVYFKDKFVYMTNYSLKNLEVTQNMANGGKKGSLLSIVDKTSTAAGSRKLKKWLENPLLDLKEIKKRQEIVEDFTKHYFEKADVKTSLKEVYDLERISTKVSYNIVSPKELLNLKKTLAQIPEIKKLLLGFESNKLKDIAENIDELTDLYDYLEATIHEEAGQTVKEGNVIKLGFNEELDRYKNASKNGNRILLEIEEREKERTGVKNLKVGYNKIFGYFIEVSKVGLKTIDPTELGYHRKQTLSNCERFVSEELKKVEEHIVNSKTKIEELELKLFQDVKTKIHNYIVRLQRVANTLSDIDVFVSLSDVAEEYGYVKPEFNDNNVIDIVDGRHPIVERNVSADSYISNDCKVDKDNNILLITGPNMSGKSTYMRQLALIVILAQIGSFVPATYANLPIFDKIFTRIGASDDLAGGKSTFMVEMIEAKNALVESTANSLLIFDEIGRGTSTYDGIALAQSILEYINNTIKCKTLFSTHYHELTKLENITQGIKNIHVSAKEDHGKLIFLYKINEGPIEKSYGIHVAQLAHLPEDVIVGANKILRELESGNKGSEDLVDNARYNKVLLSDAPSQESEEKLRAKIRSELEKEYSSRVVKEDVIKVDEEALRTELRQELEKELKEELEKNIRKQLKSEEKSKKNYAKLQLDFDGDNEKFDEIKKQLENVNFLETTPMQAFNLLYELQRKISEDVK comes from the coding sequence ATGAAATATACTCCAATGATAGAACAATATCTGAAGATAAAAAAAGATTATCAGGACATGTTTTTATTTTACCGTCTTGGTGATTTTTATGAGATGTTCTTTGAAGATGCGACTAGAGCGTCAAAAATATTAGAAATAACTCTAACTGCTCGTGATGGGGGAGATGAAAAAATTCCTATGTGTGGAGTTCCATTTCATTCATCAGCTACTTATATTGATACTTTAGTTAATAACGGCTATAAAGTAGCTATATGTGAACAAGTTTCAGAACCAGGTCAAGGAAAAATAGTAGAACGTAAGGTAGTGCAGGTGATTACACCAGGGACTTATATGAACTACAAAAACTACGATGAAAATAACTATTTAGGTAGTGCATATGTAAAAGATAATAATATCTACTTCGCATTTTGTGACATTATGACAGGGGATAGCCGTTGTACTGTATTAAAAACTATGGCTGACCTTCAAGATGAGGTACTAAAAAATAATATTAAAGAAGTAATTAGTATAAAAGATCAAGAGTTGGATATTAGTGCTTATATTACTGAAGTTGAATTAAATAATGACATTACTAAGGAAAAAACAAGTAATCTTACTGATAGTAATCTTCGTATTGCTTGTGATGTACTTTTAGATTATATTGAAAAAACTCAAAATAAAGATATTTCGAGCTTAAAAGATTTTGAAGTATATTTCAAAGATAAGTTTGTTTATATGACGAACTACTCGTTAAAAAACTTAGAAGTTACTCAAAACATGGCTAATGGTGGTAAGAAAGGGTCTCTTCTTAGTATTGTTGATAAAACTTCAACAGCAGCGGGTTCTAGAAAACTGAAAAAATGGTTAGAAAATCCATTATTAGATCTTAAAGAAATTAAAAAACGTCAGGAAATTGTAGAAGATTTTACTAAACATTATTTTGAAAAAGCTGATGTGAAAACTAGTTTGAAAGAAGTATATGATCTTGAGAGAATTTCTACAAAAGTCTCTTATAATATAGTAAGTCCTAAGGAATTATTAAATCTAAAGAAAACATTAGCTCAAATACCAGAAATTAAGAAATTGTTATTAGGATTTGAATCTAATAAATTAAAAGATATCGCAGAGAATATCGATGAATTAACAGATTTATACGATTATCTTGAAGCGACAATCCATGAAGAAGCTGGTCAGACTGTTAAAGAAGGAAATGTAATTAAATTAGGCTTCAATGAAGAATTAGATAGATATAAGAATGCTAGTAAGAATGGAAATAGAATATTATTAGAAATTGAAGAACGTGAAAAAGAGAGAACTGGGGTTAAAAATCTAAAAGTAGGATACAATAAGATTTTTGGTTATTTTATTGAAGTATCTAAAGTTGGGCTTAAGACTATAGATCCAACAGAGTTAGGTTATCATAGGAAACAAACCCTTTCTAACTGTGAGAGATTCGTATCTGAAGAACTGAAAAAAGTTGAAGAACATATCGTAAATTCTAAAACGAAAATCGAAGAATTAGAATTAAAATTATTCCAAGATGTTAAGACGAAAATTCATAATTATATTGTGAGATTACAAAGAGTAGCGAATACTCTAAGTGATATTGATGTTTTTGTTTCATTATCTGATGTAGCGGAAGAATATGGTTATGTTAAACCTGAGTTCAATGATAATAATGTTATCGATATTGTTGATGGACGTCATCCGATTGTTGAGAGAAATGTGAGTGCTGATAGTTATATTAGTAATGATTGTAAAGTAGATAAAGATAATAATATCTTGCTTATTACAGGGCCTAATATGTCTGGTAAATCTACTTATATGAGACAACTTGCTCTTATAGTGATTCTTGCACAAATAGGATCTTTCGTTCCAGCAACTTATGCGAATTTACCGATTTTCGATAAAATATTTACGAGAATAGGTGCGAGTGATGATCTTGCTGGTGGTAAATCGACGTTTATGGTTGAGATGATTGAAGCGAAGAATGCTTTAGTTGAATCTACTGCAAATTCATTATTAATTTTTGATGAAATTGGACGTGGTACATCGACATATGACGGTATTGCTTTAGCTCAATCGATACTAGAATATATAAATAATACTATAAAATGTAAAACATTATTCTCAACTCACTATCATGAACTTACAAAATTAGAAAATATTACCCAGGGAATAAAAAATATCCACGTTTCTGCAAAAGAAGATCATGGAAAGCTAATTTTCTTATACAAAATTAATGAAGGACCTATCGAGAAGAGTTATGGTATTCATGTAGCTCAACTCGCTCATTTACCAGAAGATGTTATCGTAGGTGCTAATAAAATTTTAAGAGAATTAGAAAGTGGTAATAAAGGTAGCGAGGACCTTGTTGATAATGCTCGATATAATAAAGTATTATTAAGTGATGCCCCATCACAAGAGTCTGAAGAAAAACTAAGAGCGAAAATTCGTTCTGAACTAGAAAAAGAATATAGTAGTAGAGTAGTTAAAGAAGATGTTATAAAAGTAGATGAGGAAGCTTTAAGAACGGAGCTCCGTCAAGAACTTGAAAAAGAACTTAAAGAAGAATTAGAAAAGAATATTAGAAAACAACTAAAATCTGAAGAGAAATCGAAGAAAAATTATGCGAAATTACAATTGGATTTCGATGGAGATAATGAGAAATTTGATGAAATCAAAAAGCAATTAGAAAATGTAAACTTCTTAGAAACAACTCCAATGCAGGCTTTCAATCTTCTTTATGAATTACAACGAAAAATAAGTGAGGATGTGAAATAA
- a CDS encoding FtsW/RodA/SpoVE family cell cycle protein yields MLNFIKNKTNLSILIFYFIFSFSSLLFILLAEYNNNKTPTLFLKQFVFYLIGFGIIYLLQRIPITYIEKFSIAFYLFALVLLVGIFLVPPTLAPIVNGARSWYNFKLFTLQPSEFGKIATVAMVSMLIKEKSFKENTDTIKLLKIALIISIPFILVAKENDLGNGLFFIFLFLGLVFLVCNKGKTLFRIYSVVIAGLAIIILAALYFPRLLSLVGLKSYQLNRILSWLNPEAYKLDYSYQITQVLREIKLGGLTGTFVKNKNYIDEQFNDFIFSIIAKNFGFIGAAIFLFIFFIFVLRLFYIMKKCEQGNYSYYFILLSVCSFCFSFFINIFSTLSIIPVIGISMPFISYGGSSLIANSILFGIIVKIHATIQDEYMEDEYYDNYEEDYDEVKYEEDYDPLEPVYENNNNRYYEEEPQQFRRSKRKR; encoded by the coding sequence ATGTTAAATTTCATAAAAAATAAAACAAATTTATCAATATTGATATTTTATTTTATATTTAGCTTTTCTAGTTTACTATTTATACTATTAGCTGAATATAACAACAATAAAACACCAACACTATTTCTAAAACAATTTGTTTTTTACTTAATTGGTTTTGGAATAATATATCTACTACAAAGAATACCAATAACTTATATCGAAAAATTTTCAATAGCATTTTATTTATTTGCTTTGGTTCTTTTAGTTGGAATATTCTTAGTTCCACCTACTCTTGCTCCAATAGTTAACGGTGCTCGTAGTTGGTATAATTTTAAATTATTTACTTTACAGCCTTCAGAATTTGGTAAAATAGCTACTGTAGCAATGGTTAGTATGCTTATTAAAGAAAAGAGTTTTAAAGAAAACACAGATACAATTAAACTTTTAAAAATAGCTTTAATAATTTCTATACCATTTATCCTAGTTGCTAAAGAAAATGACTTAGGAAATGGATTGTTTTTCATCTTTTTATTCCTAGGGTTAGTCTTCTTAGTTTGTAACAAAGGTAAAACCCTATTTAGGATTTATTCGGTAGTTATTGCTGGACTAGCAATTATTATTCTAGCGGCTTTATACTTCCCGAGGTTGCTTAGCTTGGTTGGTTTAAAATCTTACCAGCTTAACCGTATTCTTTCATGGCTAAATCCTGAAGCATATAAGTTAGATTATTCTTATCAAATTACTCAAGTACTTAGAGAGATTAAACTAGGTGGATTAACTGGTACATTTGTTAAGAATAAAAACTATATAGATGAACAATTTAATGATTTTATTTTCTCTATAATCGCAAAGAACTTTGGATTTATAGGTGCAGCAATATTCTTATTTATCTTCTTCATCTTTGTTCTGAGACTATTTTATATAATGAAAAAATGTGAACAAGGTAACTATAGCTACTACTTTATTCTTCTTAGTGTTTGTAGCTTTTGCTTTTCATTTTTCATCAATATATTCTCAACACTGAGCATTATCCCAGTTATCGGTATTAGTATGCCATTTATTAGTTACGGTGGAAGTTCACTTATTGCAAATAGTATTCTATTCGGAATAATAGTAAAAATTCATGCAACAATACAAGATGAATATATGGAAGATGAATACTATGATAACTACGAAGAAGATTATGATGAGGTTAAATATGAAGAAGATTATGATCCTTTAGAACCTGTATACGAAAATAACAACAATAGGTATTATGAAGAAGAACCTCAACAATTTCGTCGAAGTAAAAGAAAAAGATAA
- a CDS encoding M42 family metallopeptidase yields the protein MSKSIERFRELTMLDGTSGFESEISKYLEENLSKYADEIKYDNLGGIYAIKKSKKEDAKTVMISAHMDEVGFIVTKVLPNGMLKFETLGGFREDVLLAQTYTVTSYEGKKFTGVIGSIPKHFTAGVAQNVKISDMTIDVGASSREEALAMGIREGAFVTPKTTFEQLTEHRFMSKAVDNRYGCVIITEILEQFAEKELDFNLVVCATVQEEVGLRGATIAANMIKPDVCFVVDCSPANDMDGKETSNGRLGQGFLVRLVDRTMVLRANMREKIVTLAEENGIKYQYFTSPGGTDAGNIHQALNGVPTTVIGICARYIHTHNAVFDIRDYYAAKAILGKLIETIDDKFIEDVRK from the coding sequence ATGAGTAAATCAATAGAAAGATTCAGAGAATTAACAATGTTAGACGGAACATCAGGATTTGAAAGTGAAATTTCAAAATATTTAGAAGAAAATTTATCTAAATATGCTGATGAGATTAAATATGATAATCTTGGTGGAATCTATGCTATTAAGAAATCAAAAAAAGAAGATGCTAAAACTGTTATGATTTCAGCGCATATGGATGAAGTTGGATTCATCGTAACTAAGGTACTACCAAATGGTATGCTTAAGTTTGAAACGCTTGGTGGTTTTAGAGAAGATGTTCTTTTAGCTCAAACATATACAGTAACTTCGTATGAAGGGAAAAAATTCACTGGTGTAATTGGATCTATTCCTAAACACTTTACTGCAGGTGTAGCACAAAATGTAAAAATTAGTGATATGACTATTGATGTTGGTGCTTCATCAAGAGAAGAAGCATTAGCGATGGGAATTCGTGAAGGTGCTTTTGTTACTCCAAAAACAACTTTTGAACAACTTACTGAACACAGATTTATGAGTAAGGCTGTCGATAATCGTTATGGATGTGTAATTATTACGGAAATTTTAGAACAATTTGCAGAAAAAGAGTTAGATTTTAATTTAGTAGTGTGTGCTACTGTTCAAGAAGAAGTAGGTCTTCGTGGTGCAACTATTGCTGCTAATATGATTAAACCAGATGTATGTTTTGTTGTAGACTGTAGTCCAGCAAATGATATGGATGGAAAAGAAACTAGTAATGGTCGTTTAGGACAAGGTTTCTTAGTGAGATTAGTAGATAGAACTATGGTTCTTCGTGCAAATATGAGAGAAAAAATTGTAACTCTTGCAGAAGAAAATGGAATTAAATATCAATACTTCACTTCACCAGGTGGAACAGATGCGGGTAACATTCATCAAGCTTTAAATGGAGTTCCAACTACTGTAATTGGTATTTGTGCTCGTTATATTCATACTCATAACGCAGTATTTGATATTCGTGATTATTATGCTGCTAAAGCAATTTTAGGGAAACTAATTGAAACTATCGATGATAAGTTCATTGAAGATGTAAGAAAATAA
- a CDS encoding 2-oxoacid:ferredoxin oxidoreductase subunit beta, producing MKVTLKDYKNDVKPDWCAGCGDFSVLAGINRAVVNLGIKPENVVISAGIGCSGKISGYTKAYGVQGLHGRSLPIAQGIKLANQDLTVFAMGGDGDGYAIGIGHAVHAMKRNVNMTYVVMDNQLYALTKGQMSPKSDEGLVTTTTLEGVMEKPLSAMKIALSCEVTFLAQAFTGDMKEMMQIFEEAVNHDGFSLVNVFSPCKTYNYKNTPAWYKENLTKLSDIEGYDNTNKLEAYRVLEEYNDLVTGVIYKNDKKPHYEDTLRNYKRDEPIAHQNLEFSEELFNSLCDEFR from the coding sequence TTGAAAGTAACATTAAAAGATTATAAAAATGATGTTAAGCCCGATTGGTGTGCCGGTTGTGGAGACTTCTCGGTACTTGCGGGTATAAATAGAGCTGTAGTTAACCTAGGGATTAAACCAGAGAATGTTGTAATTTCTGCGGGGATTGGATGTTCTGGTAAAATTAGTGGATACACAAAAGCGTATGGTGTACAAGGACTACACGGACGTTCATTACCAATTGCACAAGGTATTAAATTAGCGAACCAAGATTTAACAGTTTTTGCAATGGGTGGAGATGGTGACGGATATGCTATCGGTATTGGTCATGCAGTTCATGCTATGAAACGTAATGTTAATATGACTTACGTAGTAATGGATAACCAACTTTATGCCTTAACTAAAGGTCAAATGTCTCCTAAGTCTGATGAAGGTTTAGTAACGACTACAACTTTAGAAGGAGTAATGGAAAAACCTTTATCAGCGATGAAAATTGCCTTATCTTGTGAAGTAACATTTTTAGCACAAGCATTTACTGGTGATATGAAAGAGATGATGCAGATTTTCGAAGAAGCTGTTAACCATGATGGTTTCTCACTAGTTAACGTATTTAGTCCATGTAAAACTTATAACTATAAAAATACACCAGCTTGGTATAAGGAAAACTTAACTAAACTTTCTGATATCGAAGGTTATGACAATACTAATAAATTAGAAGCGTATAGAGTATTAGAAGAGTATAATGACCTTGTAACAGGGGTAATTTATAAAAATGATAAAAAACCTCATTATGAAGATACTTTACGTAATTATAAACGAGATGAACCAATTGCTCATCAGAATTTAGAGTTTAGTGAGGAATTATTTAACTCGTTATGTGATGAATTTAGATAA
- a CDS encoding 2-oxoacid:acceptor oxidoreductase subunit alpha, whose amino-acid sequence MINKLGWKIGGEQGEGIESTAEIFSTVVNTLGYHMYSTRDFASRIKGGHSNSKICISEEKINVIDYKTDILIAFDQATLDSYIPELDENSIIIADAKIKPEISEEIKGLVAVFPITELAKEIANPIIKNIITLGICSSLLDIDSKLFYDMIDSKFASKGEEIVNINIQAFDKGREIMTEFMEENSIKDKYYLKKLNPTHKNMWLIGNHAAGLGALAAGCRMYAGYPITPATEIMEYLFDKLPLVNGAYIQTEDEIAALGVAIGANFAGVRAMTATSGPGISLMTEFLGMAAMAEQPVVIVDVQRGGPSSGLPTKTEQSDIFHAVYGGTGDASRIVLAPTSVEDCFYTMIDAFNIAEKYQTPVIVLMDLQLGMNKETVPNFDFSKVQIDRGNLLKQEEITEEDIIYFKRYATDVLVSNRTIPGQKGGIHNANSYEHSVVGLPSEVKRNTKRQKEKRANKIESALVERPFVLNEHNDEKDILLVGVNSTYGVLNKAAKQLKEQGLKIDTMHIRQIYPVAQAVRDTFDKYRKIYIVEHNHNKQLRTVIASKYHNSEKISSLLKYDGDIYYTHQLVEQLLEEEK is encoded by the coding sequence ATGATTAATAAATTAGGATGGAAAATTGGTGGAGAACAAGGTGAAGGTATTGAAAGTACAGCCGAAATTTTCTCTACAGTAGTAAATACACTTGGATACCACATGTATTCTACAAGAGACTTTGCGAGTAGAATTAAAGGTGGTCACAGTAATAGTAAAATATGTATTTCAGAAGAAAAAATAAATGTAATTGACTATAAGACAGATATTCTTATAGCTTTCGACCAAGCTACACTGGATAGCTACATTCCAGAATTAGATGAAAATAGTATTATTATTGCGGATGCTAAAATTAAACCGGAAATTTCAGAAGAAATTAAAGGTTTAGTCGCGGTATTCCCAATTACAGAATTAGCTAAAGAAATTGCTAATCCGATTATCAAAAACATAATTACGTTAGGAATTTGTTCTTCGTTATTAGATATCGATTCAAAATTATTCTATGATATGATTGATTCAAAATTTGCTAGTAAAGGTGAAGAAATCGTAAATATCAATATTCAAGCCTTTGATAAAGGTCGTGAAATCATGACTGAGTTTATGGAAGAAAATAGTATTAAAGATAAGTATTATCTTAAAAAATTAAATCCAACTCACAAAAATATGTGGTTAATCGGTAACCATGCAGCTGGTCTTGGTGCTTTAGCAGCAGGTTGTAGAATGTATGCTGGATATCCTATTACACCAGCAACAGAAATCATGGAATATTTATTTGATAAGCTTCCGTTAGTAAATGGAGCATATATTCAAACTGAAGATGAAATTGCGGCATTAGGTGTTGCAATTGGAGCTAACTTCGCAGGAGTACGTGCTATGACAGCTACATCTGGACCAGGTATTTCACTTATGACTGAGTTCTTAGGTATGGCTGCTATGGCAGAACAACCAGTTGTTATTGTAGATGTTCAAAGAGGGGGGCCTTCTTCAGGGCTTCCAACGAAAACAGAACAATCTGATATTTTCCACGCAGTATACGGTGGAACTGGAGATGCTTCTCGTATCGTACTAGCTCCTACATCTGTAGAAGACTGTTTCTACACTATGATAGATGCATTCAACATAGCGGAAAAATATCAAACACCAGTCATTGTTTTAATGGATTTACAATTAGGTATGAATAAAGAAACAGTGCCTAACTTTGACTTTAGTAAAGTTCAAATCGATCGTGGTAACTTATTAAAACAAGAAGAAATTACAGAAGAAGATATTATCTACTTCAAACGTTATGCAACTGATGTATTAGTTTCAAATAGAACTATCCCTGGTCAAAAAGGTGGGATTCACAATGCGAACAGTTATGAACACTCAGTAGTTGGACTACCTTCAGAGGTGAAACGTAATACAAAACGTCAAAAAGAAAAACGTGCTAACAAGATTGAATCAGCATTAGTAGAAAGACCATTTGTATTAAATGAACACAATGATGAAAAAGATATTCTATTAGTGGGTGTTAACTCAACTTATGGAGTATTAAATAAAGCTGCTAAACAATTAAAAGAACAAGGATTGAAAATTGATACAATGCATATTCGTCAAATTTATCCAGTTGCTCAAGCTGTTCGTGATACATTTGATAAATATAGAAAAATATATATTGTTGAACATAACCACAATAAACAATTGCGTACGGTAATTGCTAGTAAATATCATAATTCAGAAAAAATTAGTAGTTTACTAAAATATGATGGAGATATTTATTATACTCACCAACTTGTTGAACAATTACTAGAGGAGGAAAAATAG